TTGCCGGCCCATGCCGCGCGCGGCGATGCGGCGAACGCGAGATAGCGCCGCTTCGCCTCGACGTTGAACCGCACCTGCTCGCCCTGCTCGCGGCCGAAACGGTCGAGTTCGAATTCGAGGTTCGGCTCGATGTCCTCGCGGCGCTCGGCGAGCCCCGGCAGTTCGTACGTCCACAGGTTGATCCGCGCGTAGAGATCCTCGCGGAACGTGCCGGCCGCCACCATCTGCCGCAGGTCGCGGTGCGTGCCCGCGATCAGTTCGAAGTCGCTGGTCGCCTCGACATCCGCACCGACCGGCAGGAAACGCTTCTCCTCGATCGCCTTCAGCAGCATCGCCTGTTCGTCGAGCCCGAGTTCGCCGATCTCGTCGAGAAACAGCAGGCCACTGTCCGCCGCGCGCAGCAACCCGGCACGCGCCGACTGCGCGCCCGTGAACGCACCCTTCACGTGACCGAACAGCGTCGACATCGCCGCGTCGCCGCGCAGCGTCGCGCAGTTGATCTCGATGAACGGCCCCGCGAGCCGATGGCGGCCGCGCTTCAGCTCGTACACGCGCTTCGCGAGAAACGACTTGCCGGCGCCCGTCGGCCCGACCAGCAGCATCGGCGCGCGCGAACGCACGGCCACGCGCTCCAGTTGCTCGATCAGCGCGTTGAAGCGCGCGTTGCGCGTTGCGATGCCAGCCTTCAGGAACGACACGGTTTCGTCGCGCTCGCGCGTGAAGCGCTGCGCGATGCGGTTGTAGCGCGACAGGTCGAGATCGATCACCGACATCGTGCCGGGACCGCTCAGTCCTTCATCGGTCTTCTGCGGTGGCGCCGTCTGCGCGAGACGCGCAGGCAGGTAGCGCGCCTCCGCGAGCAGGAACCAGCAGATCTGCGCGACGTGCGTGCCTGTCGTGATGTGGATCAGGTAGTCCTCGCGGTCGAGATCGAACGGGTAGGCGCGCGCGAAATCGTGCAGCGTCGCGTAGACCTCCTCGAA
This window of the Burkholderia lata genome carries:
- the rtcR gene encoding RNA repair transcriptional activator RtcR; the protein is MRKTVAIGFLGTVLDQGGGSQRRWRNWRPTISLCEQRDTPIDRLELLHSPNYARLANRVKRDLERVSPHTDVRLIPMEIRDPWDFEEVYATLHDFARAYPFDLDREDYLIHITTGTHVAQICWFLLAEARYLPARLAQTAPPQKTDEGLSGPGTMSVIDLDLSRYNRIAQRFTRERDETVSFLKAGIATRNARFNALIEQLERVAVRSRAPMLLVGPTGAGKSFLAKRVYELKRGRHRLAGPFIEINCATLRGDAAMSTLFGHVKGAFTGAQSARAGLLRAADSGLLFLDEIGELGLDEQAMLLKAIEEKRFLPVGADVEATSDFELIAGTHRDLRQMVAAGTFREDLYARINLWTYELPGLAERREDIEPNLEFELDRFGREQGEQVRFNVEAKRRYLAFAASPRAAWAGNFRELSASVTRMATLADAGRITEALAEQEVERLTRTWSSPGGAGASDGYVDAVFGARAAELDLFDRAQLERVLDVCRVSASLSEAGRTLFAVSRQSKKQPNDADRLRKYLARFGLDWEGVRQVLDGV